The Alteromonas mediterranea DE genome contains the following window.
AATCATTCCACGTATATCACCTGCTAGAAGGGCTATACGTGGCATGACTGCACCCACGCTGACCTCTACAGACTACGCCTGAAGCAAATGCCCTACAAGCGAATCGCGGCGATAGTCTGCATTTTCGAGATTAATAGTTACCCATGACATGCGCTTATTTTAAATTACAGTGCGAAAGTAGCGCTTAGCATGAAGTTTCGAGGGCGACCAGGGAAGTAACGAGGGCCTGTAAAACTAGTAAAGTCAGCACGCTCAGCGTACTTGGTATCGAATACGTTGTTGATACGCGCGTGAAGCGTAATGTCATTATTAACGTTAAAACGCACTCGCGCATGCACTAAGTCATGGCCATCATATTCGTTTAAATTTTCAGCGTCAGTATAGTAGCTTGCCACATGCTGCCATTCTATTTGCGCCTGAATATTCCTTGTGACGTCATAGTTTAAGCGGGTGTTTAACTGCACCTTGGGCGCGGTATCCATATCGTTGCCTTTAATATCTAGCTCACCAGTGATTTGGCTGTGCTCATAGGTATGCCTTGCGTAAGTACCGGCGAAGTCTACGCGTAAAACATCGCTAATTTTTTGATTAAACGAAAGCTCTACGCCTCTATGCCACGTCTCTCCATTGCTCACGTTAAAAAAATTGCTGTCTCTATAAATCACGTTATCTTTTTCAAGGCTATAGAAAGAAAGGGTATAGCTGCCCCGGTCAGTGGTACCTGTAATACCAACTTCGATATTATCTGCGGTGACTGAATCTAAATCTGTTACTTCTTGAGCCCGCTGTAAACGGTACAATTCAGTGGCTTGTGGCGCACGGTAACCCCGCGCAAGGCCGCCAAATAATTGCGTAGACCCGCTCAGCTGATAGCGCAAAGAAAGCTTAGGGCTAAAACTGTCAAAGTCGTTACTGCTATCGGCTGGGCGAGAATAACGACAACCGCCAAAACCACATTGGGTACCATCTTCTCGCACACGCCCTACGTTCATATTGTTGGTGTAGTCGTATTGCATCGATTCAAAGCGCCCGCCAAAAGAAACATCCCATTTTTCGTGTTGCCAGTTTAAAGCGAAAAACGGCGCAATTAACGCTGCATCTACATCGTAATCGTAGTGCTTACCAGACGGTATGGTTTCAACTAAAAAAGCAGAACCTTCGGTAGCGCCTTGTTGAGACTGCACTAACTCGCCTTCGGTGTATTCGGCATCTATGCCTAAATCTAAGGAAACGTAATCGTTAACGATATAA
Protein-coding sequences here:
- a CDS encoding TonB-dependent receptor, producing MRLPSLFPMSLFTASLLTTMAAAQEANEIERIETTSSRIQGQITATGYAVSSISEETLSMLSFQHIQESLNYIAGAGVQRGNGQEYLPALRSPVLTGAGACGGILAAEDGIPLRAAGFCNINELFEAHGEVAERIDVVKGPASALYGSNAIHGVINVITPDTTQGTGQLALDYGSYGFHRAKLQQGKDFGSSGVGIAASLTRDTGYRNDEGVDQEKVSLRHRIEWDSTVITSGLTYTHLDQETAGYIEGFESYKSTELARSNPNPEAFRNAKSLRIWSKFNTSFDGGHGLSITPYLRNQDMRFRMHFLPGKPLEENAQKGVGVLSQFNYIVNDYVSLDLGIDAEYTEGELVQSQQGATEGSAFLVETIPSGKHYDYDVDAALIAPFFALNWQHEKWDVSFGGRFESMQYDYTNNMNVGRVREDGTQCGFGGCRYSRPADSSNDFDSFSPKLSLRYQLSGSTQLFGGLARGYRAPQATELYRLQRAQEVTDLDSVTADNIEVGITGTTDRGSYTLSFYSLEKDNVIYRDSNFFNVSNGETWHRGVELSFNQKISDVLRVDFAGTYARHTYEHSQITGELDIKGNDMDTAPKVQLNTRLNYDVTRNIQAQIEWQHVASYYTDAENLNEYDGHDLVHARVRFNVNNDITLHARINNVFDTKYAERADFTSFTGPRYFPGRPRNFMLSATFAL